The bacterium genome includes the window AGGCTCAAGGACGGTGGCTCGGTCACCTGTGTCGATATCTGCCCGCCGCTCGTCCGGATCGCGGAGAAGCGGCTGCGACGCTACTCGAACGCGACGTGCCTGTTGGGGCGGATCGAAACCCACGCTCTTGATCCGGAGTCGTTCGATCACATCGTCATCCATAACGCGCTGCACGACATACAGGAGGGCGAGAGAAGAAACACTGTCGCTGAATTGGCGCGGGTCCTCAAAGCCGGCGGCAAGCTCTACCTGCGCGAGCCGGTGAAGCCCTCTCACGGGGCGACGC containing:
- a CDS encoding class I SAM-dependent methyltransferase; the protein is MDFENPDFLFVLVDGWLVPRLFPFFYRRYADTIELQGDEAVLDFGAGSGGIAMHLAPRLKDGGSVTCVDICPPLVRIAEKRLRRYSNATCLLGRIETHALDPESFDHIVIHNALHDIQEGERRNTVAELARVLKAGGKLYLREPVKPSHGATPDDIRALMNGVGLSEERASEYQLFPVGPVYDAVFAKNG